In the Chlamydiota bacterium genome, ACAGGCGTCATATGGATTCTCGTTAAATTTGAAATTTTGAAACCTTTGTTTTAGTGGTCACGGGTAACGGGTTACCGGTAACCCGTTACCCGTGACCCGTCTGTTGATTTTTTTCTGTACGCTCAATCCTGAACATTGTAGGCTATAGCATATGGCCTCTGAGACCTTTGATGTTATTGTGGTGGGGGCAGGTCCTGCAGGAATTGCTGCAGCGATTACCACTTCACGAGCAGGCCTCTCGACAGTCGTTCTAGAACGAGGGAACCATCCTGGCTCTAAAAATCTCTTTGGTGGAATTTTATTGACTCCTGAACTTCAAAAAGTTGTTCCAGATTTTCTTGAAAAGGCCCCTCTCGAACGTCACATTTCAAAAAAACGTTTTTCTTATGTTTCCCCTGAATCTGAGATTGCCCTAGATATTTGGTCTAATCGCTATAATCAAACGCCTTTCAATCATTCTTTTACAGTCATGCGCTCCAAATTCGATCGCTGGTTTTCAACTCAGGCTGAAGAGGCGGGCGCTCAATTGCTCACGGAAGTGGTGGTAGACGATTTAATTGAAAGGGATGGAAAAATTATTGGAATCAAGGCTCGTGGGCAATCTGAAAGAGAGTTTGATGAATTGTATGCCTCTTTAATTATTTGTGCTGAAGGGGCTAATTCCATGTTGGCAGAAAAGGCGGGTTTAAGAAGTGGAAAAAGCCAGATGAATCCCGTCAATCGCACCGTAGCGGTGAAAGAAGTCATTCGTCTGAGTAAAGAAAAAATTCAGGATCGCTTTAATGTGAGAGAGAAAGAAGGCGTTGCAATTATTTATTTAGGCGATGTGGTTAAGGGAGCCTTGGGTACAGGATTTCTTTATACCTACGAGGATTCGATTGCGGTTGGACTTGGGTGTGAAATGCAGGACTTGATTGACCGAAAAATGGCCCCCTATGATCTTTTGGACCATATGAAGTCTCATCCGGTGATTGCCCCTCTCCTTGAGGGGGGAGAGGTGATTGAATACTCAACACATATGATTCCTGAGGATAATTATAAGAATTTGCCCAGACTGATGCGCGATGGCATGTTGTTAGTAGGGGATTCGGCAGGATTAATTAATAATTCCATTTTTCAGGAAGGAACGAATATGGCTATGGCCTCTGGATTTTTTGCAGGAGAAACAGCCATAGAGGCGAAAAAGAAAAGCGATTTTTCAGTTCAAACTCTTTCGATCTATCGTCAAAAGCTAGAAGATTCATTTGTCCTAAAAGACATGCGCCAGTACAGTGATTTTTTAGGAGTGATGCGGGACCATCGCGAATACTTAAGTACTTATCCCGAAATGACGCTTGATTTTCTTGTTGAATATTTCACCGTCGATGGCCGTTCAAAAAATGAACTCAAGAAAGATGCTTTTCGAAAAGCGAGAAAAAAGATCAAGATCTCTAGGATGGTGAGAGATTTAATTCGTGCACGAAAACTGATATAACAATGGAGGTCTCTATGGCTTCTATTCCTAAAATTTCAATGGAGGATCGACTTTTTTTAGTTCAACGCAATTTTGACAAGAAAAGTCATATTGCGATTGATCAAGAATCCTTTAAAAAAGATCCCATCAAACCTATTCTTTTCTTATGTCCAGCAAAGGTCTTCATTCTTCATGACACTTCAGGTGAGTGTATTATCAACCATGAGAATTGTCTTGAGTGTGGAACTTGTCAAGTCGCCAGTCGATATGTGAAATGGACAAATCCGAGCAGCGGCTTTGGAGTAACATACAAATATAGCTAATGCTTTGACTTCGTTCCGGTATAATTAAATTCAATGCGAATCCATAATCCATCGGTTCGAATATATGAAAGAACATCTTGAGGGAGAGGCGCAAACGGAGCTGTTTTTTCAATTGCACTGATTGGATAGCGTATCGCAAGGTCACTCCCTTCATTTTCAAGAACCTGTAAATCACTAATTTTTCCATTAGGCAGGATTTTAAAGGCGACCACCGTTCGTTTAATTTTGGGGGGTAATCCACTTGAAAATTCATGAGAGGAATAAAGTTCCAAATTCCAAAGATAAGAAATCTTTTTAAATTCTTTAGAAAAATATTTGGCAACGGCATTAGACTTTGCATTATAGCTCCATTCATCTACAATGTCGGCCGCAGTTAAGATTTGCCTTTGAGGGGGACTGGTAAAATCATCCTGACTCCTAGGATGGGGAATCGCTAAATCTTCTACGGCTGGTTTAGGGGGTGGAGCTTTTACTGCTGAAGTTTCTTTCTGAACGGGTTCTTTTTTTAAAGTTTCTTTCAAGACTTCTTGAGATTTATTTTTAATAGGTTTTGCTTTTGGTTTTTTCTCGCGAACTGGTTTTTCTCGTGGCTGCAAGTTTGAAGATAAGCTGGATTCAGTACGAGCAATGCTTTTATGCTCCACAAATCCTTCCTGATAAGGATCTCCCTTGGGTAATTTTGGATTTTCTTTAGGATTTTTGGCTGCAGTATTTTTTTCAGACACAGCGGTTGTTTCACCTTCTGGTTTTCGCTCTGTAGCGTGTGCTGGAGCAGGCAAAAACTCTAAAGTAAGATCTTCTTTATTTTGAATTGGATGGAGATGGACAGAAGGAAGATTAGGAGAAAATGAATTCTCAGCAAAAAGGGCGATTCCGGCTGTGTGTAGAATGCTGGACAACAGAAAAGCAACTAAAAATTTGAATGTATTATTTTGATATTTCATTTTTTATTTCTTTCATTTAAGAAAAACTGTCTTATTATATCAAAAAATCATCCATTAAAATTCATCATGTTTAAATTCAATTCTGTCATCAAGCATTGGCTCAAAATTACATCAGGTTGGTTGCTTATTATGGGTGGAATTCTGGGCCTTTTTCTTCCTTTTCTTCAAGGAATCTTAATGATTTTGAGTGGCCTCGCTATTTTATCCAGTGAATATTCTTGGGCAAAGCGCTGGATATTTTGGTTTAAGAGTTGGGTCAAGAGAAAGTGAAAATGAGACGGGCTATTTTATAGCAAAAATGAGGCCAAGATAGGTTATAATAAGAATGTGGGAGAGTTTTGATTTTTGAAAGGAGATGCATATGATCAGTTTTCGACAAATTGAAGAATTGATTGAAATGAAACAAGGCACGGAACCGATTGTTAATCTTTATCTAGGGGGTGAGGGTAATCGCTATTCAAAAAAGGATTATGAAAATACTGTGAAAGATCTGTTTAAAGAGCGAGAAAAAGAGATTGAGGCTTTCTCAAAGGATAAAGCCCATAAAGTGTCTTTGGAAAAAGATAGTGAAAGAATTCGTCAGTACGTTAAAGAAGAACTGGACTGGAAAGGAAAGAAGGGGTTAGCCATTTTTTCTTGTTTTGGGAAAGATTTTTGGCAGGTTTATTCCTTGCCACGTAAGGTTAAAAATTTATTGGTTGTCGATCGAACGGCCTATATCCGTCCTTTGATGAATCTTTTTGATGAGTATCGCAGGTTTTGTACGGTGTTGGTGGATAAAACCAAGGCTAGAACTTTCGAGATTTTCTTAGGAGAAATTGAAGAACATACTCAAATTGTGGATCAATTTTCTAAGAAGGAAAGAGTCGGGGGATGGAAAGGTTATGGCGATAATAAAATCGAGCGGCATTTGACGGAGGAGATTCATCGCCATTTTAAAAAAGCATCTGAGGCACTCATGGATCTTTTTAAACAGTATCACTTTGATTGGATGATTTTAGGAGGGCATCATTCAGATTTTTCAGAATTTGAAAAAGCGTTACATCCCTTTTTAAAAGAGCGAATGATTGGGCATCTTGAAACAGATTTGCATATTTCAAAAGAGGAGGTTTTAGAGAAATCATTGGTGATCGAACATGATGTTTTAAAACGCCAAGGGGAAGATTTGCTCAAAAGATTAAACGAATTATCGGGTGAGAAGATGGCTGTCAGTGGTGTTTTGGGAACATTGGCCGCTTTTCGAAGGGGACAGATTCATAGTCTGGTCGTCAGTAAAGAATATTTAGTTCCAGGAATGAAATGTTTAAAATGTCACTATCTTGACCGAGATAATAAGGAGTGCCCTCTTTGCAAAGAACCGCTTCATCCTATTCCAGATTTAATTGACGACCTCATTGAAGCTGTGGTTGGACAAGGATGTAAAGTGGAATATGTTTGGGATAAAAATGGTCGAGCAAAGGAATGGGGAGGGGTGGGGGCGATACTACGGTTTAAAGTTTAAAGACAACAAAGACAAGACAAGTTCAAAATTCAAGGGGATTATTCCTTATTTTCATTGAGGACTTTCTTTGATAGCATGTCCTTCATTATTTCTTTAATCTGAGGAAGAGGTTACTCCCATGCGTCCAAAAACAGAGAGAACAGTTGAAGCGCTTCTTAAAGAAAAAAAGATTTTTGAAATTGTCAATCCACGTCTGGTTCAGGCAACCCCTGAAATATCACTTGCAAGTGCAATGGCCCTGATGAAAGAGAAAAAATCTGGCTATATTGTAGTTGCTGAAAACAAGAAAGCGGTAGGCATTTTTACTGAAACAGATGTGGTCCTAAAAATTTTAGGAAGGGATGTGGACGAGAAAAGATCTATTGTTGAATTTAT is a window encoding:
- a CDS encoding FAD-dependent oxidoreductase produces the protein MASETFDVIVVGAGPAGIAAAITTSRAGLSTVVLERGNHPGSKNLFGGILLTPELQKVVPDFLEKAPLERHISKKRFSYVSPESEIALDIWSNRYNQTPFNHSFTVMRSKFDRWFSTQAEEAGAQLLTEVVVDDLIERDGKIIGIKARGQSEREFDELYASLIICAEGANSMLAEKAGLRSGKSQMNPVNRTVAVKEVIRLSKEKIQDRFNVREKEGVAIIYLGDVVKGALGTGFLYTYEDSIAVGLGCEMQDLIDRKMAPYDLLDHMKSHPVIAPLLEGGEVIEYSTHMIPEDNYKNLPRLMRDGMLLVGDSAGLINNSIFQEGTNMAMASGFFAGETAIEAKKKSDFSVQTLSIYRQKLEDSFVLKDMRQYSDFLGVMRDHREYLSTYPEMTLDFLVEYFTVDGRSKNELKKDAFRKARKKIKISRMVRDLIRARKLI
- a CDS encoding 4Fe-4S dicluster domain-containing protein produces the protein MASIPKISMEDRLFLVQRNFDKKSHIAIDQESFKKDPIKPILFLCPAKVFILHDTSGECIINHENCLECGTCQVASRYVKWTNPSSGFGVTYKYS
- a CDS encoding CBS domain-containing protein, with translation MRPKTERTVEALLKEKKIFEIVNPRLVQATPEISLASAMALMKEKKSGYIVVAENKKAVGIFTETDVVLKILGRDVDEKRSIVEFMTADPPTLSLQDSVGRAIDVMGERRFYHIPLVDEKGDLVNVISVRTLIRFLAEFYPTEIYNLPPKPGQIMLTQEGG
- a CDS encoding PGPGW domain-containing protein, whose translation is MFKFNSVIKHWLKITSGWLLIMGGILGLFLPFLQGILMILSGLAILSSEYSWAKRWIFWFKSWVKRK